Below is a window of Rattus norvegicus strain BN/NHsdMcwi chromosome 5, GRCr8, whole genome shotgun sequence DNA.
ATTCCTAACCCTGTCCATTGCCTGCCTCAGCTGCTGTTTCCACACACAAAAGGATGGCTCTCCCCAGCGCAGGAATCTGCCTGGTCCCACCATCATTTTAGAGTAAGGGCCCCTGGGGGAAGTTGACAGCCTGACTTCTTCTGGCACTGGCAGGGAGGGACAGGGTGCTCTGAAGACAGGGATGGCCTTTGAAGGAGGCTGAGGCACTGATGTGGACACTGCTTCATATCAGTGGAGGGGTTTTCCTGTGGGGGGGTGTCTAAAAGTGGGCTCCACACACATTCCTACATTACAAGGCCCTTGGGAAtggcttccttcctcctcttgcaGAAACCCTGCTACTTAAGGTCAAAGTCTCCCATGTCTGGATAACTCCCCTGAGCTATGTGAGAAATGAAGGACTCCCTCTTGCAATAGGAGGAAGAGGGAGTCCTTCTACCTTCTTCCTTATTTGGGGAGCCCGACCCCCATACCCTACCTGAGAGATGCCATGTAATCCTTGGCGAAATTACAGGTCCAACTTCCTGGAATGTCTCTCGGTGCAAATGAGATATCCACAGAACACTAAACCTCAGCCAACGAAACTCACCCTAAGAAGAACCCCCTTCCCACTTTCCAAGGTTTATGTAGTCCTCCTTCACCCTGAATAAAGAAATAAGCTGTTTCATCCACTGTCACCTAAGACAGCTGTTTCCAAAAGGATCCGCAATCCAGCCATTccagccttctcctcatcctttCCTGCCTGGTGTGCATAGGGAAGCGCCCGGAGGGAAGACTCAGACTGGGGAGCTGAGTTCCATGGAGTCCCTGATTGGTGTGCAGCAGCACCTGGATACCCCAAGGGGAGGAGCAGAAAACAGAACCACGCTACAGAGATGCGTTTTGTTAGGTGATAGGTGAGTGGTGCTCTGAAGAGAGCTATTAGGCCTTGGCCTTCTGAGAGGTTCACTCCCGGAGAGCAGTTCTGGGGCTAAAACTGGACAGGTAGGCTGGCCTCTGCTCTGATGTCACACCAGAGACTCCAGCAAAAATCAAATCTCAGCAAGAAAAAGCGCATCAGGAAGTTGAGACCCGCCTGCCCTGGGAGTCGCTCCCTGCAGATGCTCAGGGTGAAGACAGCTCTCATACAGTCAGACACATCATGTCTCACACTGTCTCCATGTACCTCACGGGAAGCAGTGGGTCTAGGCATGGAACACACATTCACCTACAAGCTTCCAGTACCTTCTCTTTTCCTATTCCATTTGGCCCAGAAAATGATGATGGCGGAAATTAGGGGTCTCCCACTCAGCGACATGATAGTCTCCTTTTAAATCTAGCCTGGTCTCCAGGCCTGGCCTTCCAGGCAGTGAGCGTCTGGGGAGTAATGGGTTCAAGGGTCCTATCTACCTCCTGACTTGTCTCTCCTTCCAATGCCCAGGAAATCCTTGAATCCCTTTCAACTTGGTGTGAACCCAAACCAGCTCTGAAGAAGAAAGGCTACCACAGAGCAGGACAGCACCCTATTCTGTTGCCGACTTATGCATATCATGAATATTTACCACAGTTATTACAGACTCTTTTATCACACCATTTTAATGACTGCATCATATTTCACTGTGTACAAGTTTTATAACTTGACAAATTGCTGAGTGCTTAGATGGTCCTCACcctcttttaaaaaccattcttagAAAAATTACTGGGTTGAGTGTCCTTGGACATAATGTTTGGGCCAAACTCCATCCCCTCAGAAGTAAggatagttatttttttttttagattcactaaatttattttaaaaatcataaaacgTTTCTTACAAAAGAGCATTACATTCTGCACACTGCTCTGAACAAATGCCAGGGACATGTGGACTATTACTTTCCTCCCTGTCCCACCCCCCAATGTTACAGTGACCACAAAGCAAGGTGTTCACAATAATTACACGGGGGGAATTTTTAAAACCACCAAcaatgaacaaaaaataaaagtcactCACTCTGCTGCTGTTTCAAAATTTCAATGTTAGTTTTTTTGcatgccctccccccaaccctgtTTGTAAGGAACTAAAACATTACATCTGGTGAACAGCAAAGATTTCACTACACCTCAAATGCAGAACACCTAGGAAGCAGAGGAATGTTGGCTTTTTAAACAGAagcagataaaaaaaaagatgcaggactccttcagttcttcactAGTCTTAGAAAAACTTTCCAGAATACTGCTTCACACTGTTCTGCAGCAAATACTGTGCGTTCTGTATCTGGTCCTGTGTTCCCGTAATGGTAATGATCCAATCTTCAGATCCTTCTAAAGGTTCATCAATTTTGATAGATGCTCCAGACTCATGACGAATTTGTTTAATCCGCTGACCACCTTTGCCAATAATAGATCCAGCCAAATCTTTGGGAATAGTTACTTGTGTAGTGATAATAGGTCCGCCAAGATCACCATACGAGCCACGGCCCCCTGCATAAGAATAATCATATCCAGAACCACCCTGTGGTTCATAAGCCATTTGCCATTCTGATGGGCTCCATGTGTCAATTGCAGAGTCCCAAGTTTCATCAGCACTGAACCCAACCATGCCATCATAGCGGTCTCCAGGCCATCCTCTTCTGTCGTAAGCCATGAGATCTCCCCctctgggtggtggtggaggaggaagaggaagattccGAGCTCTGCTGCCACCCCGTCCACCTcgaccaggtggtggtggtggtggtcctcGACGAGGGCTCATATCATCATAATCTCTTCTAGAAGGAGGCATGGGACGCCCACCCCGACCAGGAGGCATTCTGTCAAAACCACCTCTTCCCCGCATGGGGAATCCCACAGGTCGTCCTCGGCGGTCATCAAACAACATTGTAAAACCACCATAATCATAGGTTTCATCATAGAAGTTGGGATCATAAGGTTGTGCACGTCCTTTGATGGGAGACTCAGATATAAGGTCAAGGATGATCTTGATGCATTCTACAACCCTATCGGGCTTTCCTCCAATAAGAACAACTCTGTCAGTAGAATGAGGGCAGCATTCCTGGAAAAGCTTGATTGTTGTCTGAGTGTTTTCTCGAAGTTCTTTGATTTTAGCACCTTTAACACCAATAATTCCTCCGGCCAGACTTTGATGAATCAACAGTCTCAGCTCGCAGTCGAAGTCACTCCCTTTATAATGCTGGTAATTTAAGCATTCCACAGCATCAGATTCGAGCGGGAGCTGGCTGGTTGCAGCGGGTGATGGCAACTGCAGGCCCTCTTCCAAAGTAGGGATGATTTTCTTCAGAATTTCTCCAATCGTCTCAATATCAGCACTGATACTCAGTATGCGCTCGGGGCCACTGCTGTCTGGGACTGAAACACTGGCATTGTAGTCTGTACGGAGAGCCTTAATATTCTTGCCTCCTTTTCCAATCACTGCCCCAGCATTCTTGCTCTGAAGCAAAATGCGCAATTCAACCATCTCATCAGTATTTCTAGATCTTTTAAAGGCTTGTTCCTCTTCCATATCTTCTGCAGGGCGTTTACCAAATTCACCATTGGTTTCGGtgttagggaaggtttcttctgGCTGTTCGGTCTCCATTTTCTTGAACTAAATGGATCCACCAATCGCGCGAGTCCGCCGTTGCCTCCCGGCCGCCAGGATAGTTATTTTTACGTGAGCATTTGGGGGTGGATACTCTAACATCGGTCCTGTGTATATTCCCAGAGATGTAGTCACACACatctatgcatacacacac
It encodes the following:
- the LOC100359916 gene encoding heterogeneous nuclear ribonucleoprotein K-like, whose amino-acid sequence is METEQPEETFPNTETNGEFGKRPAEDMEEEQAFKRSRNTDEMVELRILLQSKNAGAVIGKGGKNIKALRTDYNASVSVPDSSGPERILSISADIETIGEILKKIIPTLEEGLQLPSPAATSQLPLESDAVECLNYQHYKGSDFDCELRLLIHQSLAGGIIGVKGAKIKELRENTQTTIKLFQECCPHSTDRVVLIGGKPDRVVECIKIILDLISESPIKGRAQPYDPNFYDETYDYGGFTMLFDDRRGRPVGFPMRGRGGFDRMPPGRGGRPMPPSRRDYDDMSPRRGPPPPPPGRGGRGGSRARNLPLPPPPPPRGGDLMAYDRRGWPGDRYDGMVGFSADETWDSAIDTWSPSEWQMAYEPQGGSGYDYSYAGGRGSYGDLGGPIITTQVTIPKDLAGSIIGKGGQRIKQIRHESGASIKIDEPLEGSEDWIITITGTQDQIQNAQYLLQNSVKQYSGKFF